A genomic segment from Paenibacillus sp. FSL K6-1096 encodes:
- a CDS encoding ABC transporter ATP-binding protein gives MLKLDNVSKLFNPGSPDEKVALLGIDLELRAGDFVTIIGSNGAGKSTLMNIISGVMKPDLGEARIEGSSISHLAEYQRARWIGRVFQDPMAGTAPHMTIEENLAMAYKRGRPRGLSFGVNAARRKVFREQLSRLGIGLENRLRAKVGLLSGGERQALSLLMATFTQPQILLLDEHTAALDPSRAELITTLTESIVREMKLTTLMVTHNMDQAIRLGNRLIMMDKGSIILDFDEQRKKDLTVERLLGEFEAISGHKLADDRMMLG, from the coding sequence ATGCTGAAGCTTGATAATGTCTCGAAGCTGTTCAACCCCGGCTCGCCGGATGAGAAGGTTGCCCTGCTCGGGATTGACCTGGAGCTGCGCGCCGGAGATTTCGTAACGATCATCGGCAGCAACGGGGCGGGCAAATCGACGCTGATGAATATCATCTCCGGTGTGATGAAGCCGGACCTCGGGGAAGCGCGTATCGAAGGCAGCTCGATCAGCCATCTGGCCGAATACCAGCGGGCGCGCTGGATCGGCCGGGTCTTCCAGGACCCGATGGCCGGGACCGCGCCGCATATGACGATTGAGGAGAATCTGGCCATGGCCTACAAGCGCGGACGGCCGCGCGGGCTATCGTTCGGGGTCAATGCGGCAAGGCGTAAAGTGTTCCGTGAACAGCTCAGCCGGCTGGGCATCGGCCTGGAGAACCGGCTGCGGGCCAAGGTCGGGCTGCTGTCCGGGGGCGAGCGGCAGGCGCTCAGCCTGCTGATGGCGACCTTCACCCAGCCGCAGATTCTGCTGCTGGATGAGCATACGGCAGCGCTTGACCCTTCGCGCGCCGAGCTGATTACTACGCTCACGGAGTCGATCGTGCGTGAGATGAAGCTGACCACGCTGATGGTCACGCACAATATGGATCAGGCGATCCGGCTGGGCAACCGCCTGATTATGATGGACAAGGGCTCAATTATTCTCGATTTCGATGAGCAGCGCAAGAAGGACCTGACGGTCGAGCGCCTGCTGGGCGAATTCGAAGCGATCAGCGGCCACAAGCTGGCCGATGACCGGATGATGCTGGGATAA